From Shumkonia mesophila:
CTGGCGCTGTGCATCCGCGATCACGGTTGGCGCCCCGACGAAAACCTGCGCGATATTGCCGTGTTCGCGGAGGACGGCGCGCGGGAATGGTGCTTCCGCCAGGGCGAGGGGGGATTTGCCTCTCTCTACCACTACAAGACCCGCCATTTCGCGATCGGCAGCGTGGCCGCCTACAAGCCCGGCGGCTGGGGCTATCAGGAAACCGTCCTGCACCTGCGCTTGGGCGAACGGCCGGAGGCGCAGGTGTGGATCAACCATCCCGGCGAGACACTGCAAGGCGGGTTCGGCCGGCCGTCATTCTGGGGGGGCTGCGGAACCCTGCCGAGGGTGCACCAGTACCGGGCGCTCGCCGTCCTCGTCTTCGACACCCACCCCGACACGCCTGACTTCACGCACGCCTACGTGCCCCAGGCCGCCTTCGATGAGGTGATCGCCGAGGACAACCGGCTCTGGCTGCGGGCCGGAGAGGCGTTCGCCCTGCTTGCCGCCAGCGGCCCGATCGAGCAGATCGAAAGGGGGCCGAGCGCCGGCTGCGAGGTACGCCTCGCGGGACGCCACGGCCATTGGATCGTGCGGCTTTCGGATACTTCCCGTGACGCCGACCTTGCCGGCTTCGCGACCCGCATGCGGCGATTGGAGCTGAGGTGGGCGGCCGCCGACATCGTGTTTGAAGACCCTGACTACGGAACCGTCGTCTGCCATGCCTCGGCCATCGTTGGGGCCGAAGGCCGCACGGTCGATCCTTCCCGGTGGACGCGGGAAGGCGAAATTCGGGTCCCGTGATGAAAAAAGCCGCCGACGCGCCATGATTCCCACCAACTACGACGAATCCCGGGTCGGCCCGGTCGACCTGCCGGATCTCATGCGGGGATCGGACGGGACGCCCGTCTCCACGGCCGAAGACCGCCGGCGATGCCGGGCATGGCTGCTGGGCGCGTTCGCGCGGATGATGTATGGTGCCATTCCGCCGCCGCCCGATGTCCTGGAAATCGGCCGCCGCGAACTTCCGCCCGAGTTTCCCGGGGTACGCACCGAAGAGATCGATGTCGCGCTGATCTGCCGGGGCCGTCATTTCGCGCGGCGATTGACGCTGTGGCGTCCCGATTCCGCCCGGCCGGTCCCGGTCATCGCCGGTCTCGCCTTTCTCGGCGCCGCCGGGGCGACGCCCTCCCCGGCGGTGGCTGTATGCGATGACGCCTTCATCGATGGCTTCGCCAACCACGGCGTACGCGACGGCCGGCCGACCGAGGCCACCCGCGGCTGCCACGCCGACCGCTCGCCGATCCCCCTCATCACGGGAGCGGGGTTCGCCCTCCTGCTCTCCGGGTACGGGGAGTGGGTGCCGGACCATCTCGACCGCTGGCGGGAATCGGGCCTATGGCCGTTCCTGTTGCCGGAGGACGGTCCGCAGCGGCCCGGAGCGATTTCGCTGTGGGCATGGACGATGTCGCGCCTGGTCGACGCCTTGACCCGTCTGCCGGACATCGACGCCAGTCGCATCGCCTTGTTCGGCCATTCGCGGCTCGGCAAGGCGGCGCTGTGGGCGGCGGCGAACGACGAACGGGTCGGCCACGTCCTGATCAACGACGCGGGGTGCGCCGGCACCAAGCTGTCGCGGCGCGATTTCGGCGAGACGCTTGCCCACCTGACGGCGCGCTACCCGCATTGGCTGGCCCCCGCCTGCCCCGCCCAAGCCACGCGGTTGCCGGTTGACCAGCACCAGCTCCTGGCCTGCGTCGCGCCTCGCGGGCTTTACGTCGCTTCGGCCGCCGACGACTTGTGGGCCGACCCCAGGGGCGAATACCTCGCCCTCAAGGCCGCGCTGCCATTCTGGCGAATCGGCGGCGGGACGCCAATTCCCGAACTCCCCGACGCGGATGGCGCGCTGCTCCCCGGCCAAGTCCTGCGGGCCGGGCCGCTGGCTTGGCACCTGCGCCCCGGAGTCCACGATCTGACGCCGTGGGATTGGCGACATTTTCTGGATGCATTGAGGGCCGGGTGAGGTTGCCCGCAACCCGGCGCCCTTGGCGGCGACGAGAATTCTCATTCATGACGGCTTCCTGAGCACGCTCGCTCTCCGAACCTGAGAAGCGCGGGGACCCGCGGTGCGGCCGGATCTTTATTTTCAGAGCATTCCAGTCGGCACAGACCTGTCCACCTTCGATTCCTCATTCTCAATGGGGAACCCTGTTGGCATACCCGTTTCAACGGGACCGTGACACCACACGGCCATGGCTTGCGTTGCGGTGTGACGCCGGGATCGGACAGGGTGTACGGATTATGTCGGCTTTGAGTTGGGATGCTGCCATCCGCATGTCTCTGCAACATCGTCAGGGTGACGCAAGCGACAGCGCAGCTCTAAACCTCACCCTCTTTAAAGGCGGCTGAAATCCGGGTTTTCCGGAGTGTAACAAAAATTTCGGGACAGTTGGT
This genomic window contains:
- a CDS encoding alpha/beta hydrolase, which codes for MIPTNYDESRVGPVDLPDLMRGSDGTPVSTAEDRRRCRAWLLGAFARMMYGAIPPPPDVLEIGRRELPPEFPGVRTEEIDVALICRGRHFARRLTLWRPDSARPVPVIAGLAFLGAAGATPSPAVAVCDDAFIDGFANHGVRDGRPTEATRGCHADRSPIPLITGAGFALLLSGYGEWVPDHLDRWRESGLWPFLLPEDGPQRPGAISLWAWTMSRLVDALTRLPDIDASRIALFGHSRLGKAALWAAANDERVGHVLINDAGCAGTKLSRRDFGETLAHLTARYPHWLAPACPAQATRLPVDQHQLLACVAPRGLYVASAADDLWADPRGEYLALKAALPFWRIGGGTPIPELPDADGALLPGQVLRAGPLAWHLRPGVHDLTPWDWRHFLDALRAG